A single window of Nicotiana sylvestris chromosome 3, ASM39365v2, whole genome shotgun sequence DNA harbors:
- the LOC104218908 gene encoding protein MAIN-LIKE 2-like: MEVPPIHPGPSSDELLSLQGDHRSVHIWEGELLAETLRFRRVDDTWDFLKRKVLHTYVVRCLQDTGFRRILEIERLQLDWSLVTALIERWRPETRTFHLLIGEATITLQDVKVIYGLPVSGHPVALPYAMREMIGVQYLDMLQQLTSFRP, encoded by the coding sequence atggaGGTGCCGCCTATTCATCCCGGACCTTCCAGCGATGAGCTACTGTCGTTACAGGGCGATCATAGGTCCGTCCACATATGGGAGGGAGAGTTACTAGCCGAGACTCTCCGCTTCAGGAGAGTGGACGACACGTGGGACTTTCTGAAACGCAAAGTTCTCCATACCTATGTAGTTAGATGCTTGCAGGATACGGGCTTCCGTAGGATTTTGGAGATTGAGCGGCTACAGCTTGATTGGTCTTTGGTCACGGCCCTAATAGAGCGTTGGAGACCGGAGACGCGCACATTCCACTTGCTcattggcgaggccaccatcacattGCAGGATGTGAAGGTTATATATGGGCTGCCCGTTAGTGGACACCCCGTTGCTTTGCCGTATGCCATGAGAGAGATGATAGGTGTGCAGTACCTAGACATGCTGCAGCAGCTCACTAGTTTCCGGCCATAG